In one Corallococcus sp. EGB genomic region, the following are encoded:
- the deoC gene encoding deoxyribose-phosphate aldolase, whose protein sequence is MPSDAEAFFTVLEELVDQARHRLHAWKVQQEAVPPAPAAILNPEPPRPPGVKVATARVDPATLGKASDLAPYIDHTLLKPEARTEDIVRVAEEARQYGFATVCVNSCHVATAARVLAGATAVPIAVVGFPLGAALSSAKAFEAREAIRAGAREIDMVINLGALKAHDYQRVHEDITAVVEASRPVPVKVILETGHLTDEEKVIACALSKAAGAAFVKTSTGFGPGGATVKDIELMRAVVGDDVGVKASGGVRSAEDAVKLIRAGANRLGASASVAIVTGQISTAQY, encoded by the coding sequence ATGCCGTCCGACGCCGAAGCCTTCTTCACCGTCCTTGAAGAGCTGGTCGACCAGGCCCGCCACCGTCTGCACGCCTGGAAGGTCCAGCAGGAGGCGGTGCCGCCCGCGCCCGCCGCCATCCTGAACCCGGAACCCCCGCGCCCGCCCGGCGTGAAGGTCGCCACCGCCCGCGTGGACCCGGCCACCCTTGGCAAGGCCTCGGACCTGGCGCCGTACATCGACCACACGCTGCTCAAGCCGGAGGCGCGCACCGAGGACATCGTGCGCGTGGCCGAGGAGGCCCGTCAGTACGGCTTCGCCACCGTGTGCGTGAACAGCTGCCACGTGGCCACCGCCGCGCGCGTGCTGGCCGGGGCGACGGCCGTGCCCATCGCCGTGGTGGGCTTCCCGCTGGGCGCCGCGCTGTCGTCCGCGAAGGCCTTCGAGGCGCGTGAGGCCATCCGCGCGGGGGCCCGGGAGATCGACATGGTGATCAACCTGGGCGCGCTCAAGGCGCACGACTACCAGCGCGTGCACGAGGACATCACCGCGGTGGTGGAGGCCAGCCGCCCGGTGCCCGTGAAGGTCATCCTGGAGACGGGCCACCTCACGGACGAGGAGAAGGTCATCGCGTGCGCGCTGTCCAAGGCCGCGGGCGCCGCGTTCGTGAAGACGTCCACGGGCTTCGGGCCCGGCGGCGCCACGGTGAAGGACATCGAGCTGATGCGCGCGGTGGTGGGCGACGACGTGGGCGTGAAGGCCTCCGGCGGCGTGCGCTCCGCCGAGGACGCCGTGAAGCTCATCCGCGCGGGCGCCAACCGCCTGGGCGCCTCCGCGTCCGTGGCCATCGTCACCGGGCAGATCTCCACCGCGCAGTACTGA
- a CDS encoding sensor histidine kinase has protein sequence MQTTTTVSTSPQRPRVIAVDMESGGVERVRSILTPAGYDVLPARGTSAALEAVSRHSADLVLLDVERARTVGLAAYRRLREELSPPQFPILMLTPSADRQTRREVMEAGVDDLLTTEPLDPLELKVRVHTLLELKAHREQGGVQEVLQDPRTRWVRMERLARVGTLAADLATQMDQLGVGLQRALEHVRARASQGLPPDSEELLKLGVAGEQMRLHGQHLLSLGPTSPKDIQRFDLREVVPEVVSRLRTAGRLGRADVRVVLPEDPIAVVFNRRQLEQVVTELVCNAVDAVEDVKDRPRVVQVGVEMPDMFGEFGPQLFVKDTGIGIFEDELQAIFSPYYTTKAPEKSVGLGLTVARTLVESMGGKLTVKSRVNLGSTFTVELPEQTSSW, from the coding sequence ATGCAGACGACGACAACAGTCTCGACGTCACCCCAGCGCCCGCGGGTCATCGCGGTCGACATGGAGTCGGGCGGCGTGGAGCGGGTGCGCTCCATCCTGACGCCGGCGGGCTACGACGTGCTGCCCGCGCGCGGGACGAGCGCCGCGCTGGAGGCCGTGTCGCGCCACTCCGCGGACCTGGTGCTGCTGGACGTGGAGCGGGCCCGCACGGTGGGCCTGGCCGCGTACCGGCGCCTTCGCGAGGAGCTCTCCCCGCCGCAGTTCCCCATCCTCATGCTCACACCTTCCGCGGACCGCCAGACGCGCCGCGAGGTGATGGAGGCAGGTGTGGACGACTTGCTGACCACCGAACCGCTGGACCCGCTGGAGCTGAAGGTGCGCGTCCACACGCTGCTGGAGCTCAAGGCGCACCGCGAGCAGGGCGGCGTGCAGGAAGTGCTTCAGGACCCACGCACGCGCTGGGTGCGCATGGAGCGCCTGGCCCGCGTGGGCACGCTCGCCGCGGACCTGGCCACGCAGATGGACCAGCTGGGCGTGGGCCTGCAGCGGGCGCTGGAGCACGTGCGCGCCCGCGCCAGCCAGGGCCTTCCGCCGGACAGCGAGGAGCTGCTCAAGCTGGGCGTGGCCGGCGAGCAGATGCGCCTGCACGGCCAGCACCTCTTGTCCCTGGGCCCCACCAGCCCCAAGGACATCCAGCGCTTCGACCTGCGGGAGGTGGTGCCGGAGGTGGTGTCGCGGCTGCGCACCGCCGGGCGCCTGGGCCGCGCGGACGTGCGCGTGGTGCTGCCCGAGGACCCCATCGCCGTCGTCTTCAACCGCCGTCAGCTGGAGCAGGTGGTGACGGAGCTGGTCTGCAACGCGGTGGACGCGGTGGAGGACGTGAAGGACCGGCCGCGCGTGGTGCAGGTGGGCGTGGAGATGCCGGACATGTTCGGCGAGTTCGGCCCGCAGCTGTTCGTGAAGGACACCGGCATCGGCATCTTCGAGGACGAGCTGCAGGCCATCTTCTCGCCGTACTACACGACCAAGGCCCCGGAGAAGAGCGTGGGGCTGGGCCTCACGGTGGCGCGCACCCTGGTGGAGAGCATGGGCGGCAAGCTCACCGTGAAGAGCCGCGTCAACCTGGGCAGCACCTTCACGGTGGAGCTGCCCGAGCAGACGTCGTCCTGGTAG
- a CDS encoding ABC transporter ATP-binding protein, which produces MSLEDASLDIVPGELLAVVGENGAGKSSLMNVLYGLYHPDAGTFLMDGKPARFKSPRDAIARGIGMVHQHFMLVPTLTVAENVVLGREPTKRGLLDLERACEEVAATAKRFGFQLDPRARVDTLTVGSQQKVEIVKALHRGAQVLILDEPTAVLTPQESDELSQVMRGLVAQGRTVVLISHKLKEVLGVADRVAVMRRGRTVAEVRARETTVSALAALMVGEGSRGAAMTGVPVAPEVVVASTGTTGAMAARPSVPSGLDVRSDTAATEAGPVVLEAKDLRATGDNGRPALQGVSLTVRAGEIVGIAGVDGNGQRELAEVLTGLRRLDGGEGLVLGGPLAGLTPALAKARGVGHVPEDRLARAVVKAMTVEENVALGRHRLPPFARGPWLDFKGRRERTNQLLTRYDVRPNDPAVALQALSGGNQQKVVVARELDADPKLLVVVQPTRGLDIGAVAQVHERLREAKARGAGVVMVSLDLEEVLALSDRVYVLYEGRVTGHFARKDLDERELGRCMLGAEAGHG; this is translated from the coding sequence GTGTCCCTGGAGGACGCGTCGCTGGACATCGTCCCGGGGGAACTGCTCGCCGTGGTGGGCGAGAACGGCGCGGGCAAGTCCAGCCTGATGAACGTGCTCTACGGGCTCTACCACCCGGACGCGGGCACGTTCCTGATGGATGGCAAGCCGGCGCGCTTCAAGAGCCCGCGCGACGCCATCGCACGCGGCATCGGCATGGTGCACCAGCACTTCATGTTGGTGCCCACGCTGACCGTGGCGGAGAACGTGGTGCTGGGCCGCGAGCCCACGAAGCGCGGCCTCCTGGACCTGGAGCGCGCCTGTGAAGAGGTGGCGGCCACGGCGAAGCGCTTCGGCTTCCAGTTGGATCCGCGCGCCCGCGTGGACACGCTCACGGTGGGGTCGCAGCAGAAGGTCGAGATCGTCAAGGCGCTGCACCGGGGCGCGCAGGTGCTCATCCTGGATGAGCCCACCGCCGTGCTCACCCCCCAGGAGTCCGACGAGCTGTCGCAGGTGATGCGCGGGCTGGTGGCGCAGGGCCGCACGGTGGTGCTGATCAGCCACAAGCTCAAGGAGGTGCTGGGCGTGGCGGACCGCGTGGCGGTGATGCGCCGCGGCCGCACCGTGGCGGAGGTGCGTGCCCGCGAGACCACCGTCTCCGCGCTCGCCGCGTTGATGGTGGGCGAAGGCTCGCGCGGCGCCGCGATGACCGGCGTGCCCGTGGCGCCGGAGGTTGTCGTCGCGAGCACCGGCACCACCGGCGCGATGGCTGCGCGGCCTTCCGTGCCCAGCGGCCTGGATGTTCGATCCGACACGGCCGCCACGGAGGCGGGCCCGGTCGTGCTCGAAGCGAAGGACCTGCGGGCCACGGGCGACAACGGCCGTCCAGCGCTCCAGGGCGTGAGCCTCACCGTGCGCGCGGGCGAGATCGTCGGCATCGCCGGAGTCGACGGCAACGGACAGCGCGAGCTGGCGGAGGTGCTCACGGGCCTGCGCAGGCTGGACGGGGGCGAAGGCCTGGTGCTCGGCGGTCCGCTGGCGGGGCTCACCCCGGCGCTGGCGAAGGCGCGCGGCGTGGGCCACGTCCCCGAGGACCGCCTGGCCCGCGCGGTGGTGAAGGCGATGACGGTGGAGGAGAACGTCGCGCTGGGCCGGCACCGCCTACCCCCGTTCGCGCGTGGACCGTGGCTGGACTTCAAGGGCCGCCGCGAGCGCACGAACCAGCTGCTGACCCGCTACGACGTGCGCCCGAACGACCCGGCGGTGGCGCTCCAGGCGCTCTCCGGCGGCAACCAGCAGAAGGTCGTGGTGGCGCGCGAGCTGGACGCGGATCCGAAGCTGCTCGTCGTCGTGCAGCCCACGCGCGGGCTGGACATCGGCGCGGTGGCGCAGGTGCATGAGCGGCTCCGGGAGGCGAAGGCCCGGGGCGCGGGAGTGGTGATGGTGTCGCTGGACCTGGAGGAGGTGCTGGCCCTGTCCGACCGCGTCTACGTCCTCTACGAAGGCCGCGTGACGGGACACTTCGCGCGCAAGGACCTGGACGAGCGCGAGCTGGGCCGCTGCATGCTGGGCGCGGAGGCGGGCCATGGGTGA
- a CDS encoding ABC transporter permease, with protein MLEVLHSLLFSTLDAAPALVFAALGAMLSERAGVVSVGVEGMMRTGAFCAAVAALVMPTPLAVLVGMAAGAGIAAVHGFLSIRWRSDQVVSGMALNLVAMAGGTFLLESLYGPNGTPAITQLPRWNLPGLSHVPLLGALSGHAAPTYLAFALPVLFHLLLSRTPLGLRLRAVGDKPHAVATLGLSVPALRWGAVLGGGLMAGLGGAVLSTAVLDRFEQHTPAGLGFMALAAMVFGRWTPLGAFAAALFFAFGNALRIGLASSAPWLLDMIPQGFLLALPYLLTLLVLALQGQRGHAPAALGTPYEQESR; from the coding sequence GTGCTTGAGGTGCTCCACTCGCTCCTCTTCTCCACCCTGGACGCGGCCCCCGCCCTGGTGTTCGCCGCGCTGGGCGCCATGCTCTCCGAGCGCGCCGGCGTGGTGAGCGTGGGCGTGGAGGGCATGATGCGCACCGGCGCCTTCTGCGCGGCCGTGGCGGCGCTCGTGATGCCCACGCCGCTCGCGGTGCTCGTGGGCATGGCCGCGGGCGCGGGCATCGCCGCGGTGCACGGCTTCTTGAGCATCCGCTGGCGGTCGGATCAGGTCGTCTCCGGCATGGCCCTCAACCTGGTGGCCATGGCCGGCGGCACCTTCCTCCTGGAGTCCCTCTACGGCCCCAACGGCACGCCCGCCATCACCCAGCTGCCGCGCTGGAACCTCCCGGGCCTGTCCCACGTGCCGCTGCTGGGCGCGCTGTCCGGCCACGCCGCGCCCACGTACCTGGCGTTCGCCCTGCCCGTCCTCTTCCACCTGCTCCTGTCGCGCACGCCGCTGGGCCTGCGCCTGCGCGCCGTGGGCGACAAGCCGCACGCGGTGGCCACGCTGGGCCTGTCCGTGCCCGCCCTGCGCTGGGGCGCGGTGCTGGGCGGCGGGCTGATGGCGGGCCTGGGCGGCGCGGTGCTGTCCACCGCCGTCCTGGACCGCTTCGAACAGCACACCCCCGCGGGCCTGGGCTTCATGGCCCTGGCCGCCATGGTCTTCGGCCGCTGGACCCCGCTGGGCGCCTTCGCCGCCGCGCTCTTCTTCGCCTTCGGCAACGCGCTGCGGATTGGGCTCGCGTCGAGCGCCCCCTGGCTCCTCGACATGATTCCCCAGGGCTTCCTCCTCGCCCTGCCCTACCTGTTGACCCTGCTCGTCCTCGCGCTCCAGGGACAGCGCGGCCACGCTCCGGCCGCCCTCGGCACCCCCTACGAACAGGAATCCCGGTAA
- a CDS encoding phospho-sugar mutase, protein MDTTGLRERAEAWRKADPDPETQAELAHVLAKQDWADLADRFAQDLEFGTAGLRGVLGAGPNRMNRAVVRRTTAGLARYLKATVPDVTTRGVVVGRDARRLSKELAEDTAAVFVAEGIPAHVFPEPVPTPVTAFAVLHLNAAAAVMVTASHNPPEYNGYKVYWGNGAQIVPPQDAGIADAIAKVEPANAVPLLTPAEGRAKGLWRDLPEDVGNAYLRAILDLRLYRKGSDTLSIVYTAMHGVGGAWAALALEEAGFPRVTPVAEQQQPDGRFPTVRFPNPEEPGAMDLSLATAERVKADLVLANDPDADRLAVMARDASGKLRLLTGNEVGVLLGHYVLTQGTKRARPHVVTTIVSSTQLGEIARGLDAAYDEVLTGFKWIANRALERTAKEGTQFVFGYEEALGYTVGTATRDKDGVGAALVVADMAAWCEARGTTVLGYLEEIQRRFGLHVGAQRNVTLPGAAGAQTIRAIMQAFRASPPANIGGFPVTAVRDYQKGEGGLPPSNVVAFALEGGGRVTLRPSGTEPKIKYYFEHKETPAPGEPLPQARQRAEAKLAALIDAFLALARDRGQPA, encoded by the coding sequence ATGGACACCACCGGACTGAGGGAGCGGGCGGAGGCCTGGCGCAAGGCGGATCCGGATCCGGAGACGCAGGCGGAGCTGGCCCACGTGCTCGCGAAGCAGGACTGGGCGGACCTGGCGGACCGCTTCGCGCAGGACCTGGAGTTCGGCACCGCCGGCCTGCGCGGCGTGCTGGGCGCCGGCCCCAACCGCATGAACCGCGCCGTCGTGCGCCGCACCACCGCGGGCCTCGCGCGCTACCTCAAGGCCACCGTGCCGGACGTCACCACGCGCGGCGTGGTGGTGGGCCGCGACGCGCGCCGCTTGAGCAAGGAGCTGGCGGAGGACACCGCCGCCGTGTTCGTGGCGGAGGGCATCCCCGCGCACGTCTTCCCGGAGCCGGTGCCCACGCCCGTCACCGCCTTCGCCGTGCTGCACCTCAACGCCGCCGCCGCGGTGATGGTGACCGCCAGCCACAACCCGCCCGAGTACAACGGCTACAAGGTCTACTGGGGCAACGGAGCGCAGATCGTCCCGCCGCAGGACGCGGGCATCGCGGACGCCATCGCGAAGGTGGAGCCCGCCAACGCCGTGCCGCTGCTCACTCCGGCGGAGGGCCGCGCGAAGGGGCTGTGGCGCGACCTGCCGGAGGACGTGGGCAACGCGTACCTGCGCGCCATCCTGGACCTGCGCCTGTACCGCAAGGGCAGCGACACGCTGTCCATCGTCTACACCGCGATGCACGGCGTGGGCGGCGCGTGGGCGGCGCTCGCGCTCGAGGAGGCCGGCTTCCCTCGCGTGACGCCCGTGGCCGAGCAGCAGCAGCCTGACGGCCGCTTCCCCACCGTGCGCTTCCCCAACCCGGAGGAGCCCGGCGCCATGGACCTGTCGCTCGCGACCGCGGAGCGCGTGAAGGCGGACCTGGTGCTCGCCAATGATCCGGACGCGGACCGGCTGGCGGTGATGGCGCGCGATGCGTCCGGGAAGCTGCGCCTGCTCACCGGCAACGAGGTGGGCGTGCTGCTGGGCCACTACGTCCTCACGCAGGGGACGAAGCGCGCGCGCCCGCACGTCGTCACCACCATCGTGTCCTCCACCCAGCTGGGTGAAATCGCGCGCGGGCTGGACGCCGCGTACGACGAGGTGCTCACCGGCTTCAAGTGGATCGCCAACCGCGCGCTGGAGCGCACGGCGAAGGAGGGCACGCAGTTCGTCTTCGGCTACGAGGAGGCGCTCGGCTACACCGTGGGCACCGCCACGCGCGACAAGGACGGCGTGGGCGCGGCCCTGGTGGTCGCGGACATGGCCGCGTGGTGCGAGGCGCGCGGCACCACCGTGCTGGGCTACCTGGAGGAGATCCAGCGCCGCTTCGGGCTGCACGTGGGCGCCCAGCGCAACGTGACGCTGCCCGGCGCGGCTGGCGCGCAGACCATCCGCGCCATCATGCAGGCCTTCCGCGCGTCGCCGCCCGCGAACATCGGCGGCTTCCCGGTGACGGCCGTGCGCGACTACCAGAAGGGCGAGGGCGGCCTGCCCCCGTCCAACGTCGTCGCCTTCGCGCTGGAGGGCGGCGGCCGCGTCACCCTGCGCCCCTCCGGCACCGAGCCGAAGATCAAGTACTACTTCGAGCACAAGGAGACGCCCGCCCCCGGCGAGCCGCTCCCCCAGGCCCGTCAGCGCGCGGAGGCGAAGCTCGCGGCCCTCATCGACGCTTTTCTCGCGCTCGCCCGTGATCGCGGACAGCCGGCCTGA
- a CDS encoding TraR/DksA family transcriptional regulator produces the protein MTPKQREDFLQQLLALHAELTGKTPMRIEPNRTDETRVGGDEDEQPLNEMMQTIASSRNRNTDGTLARVVKALGKLREDPDSFGECEECGDEIPLGRLKAMPYAEFCVACQNNKDGPKGPVRRKHLTDYKS, from the coding sequence GTGACCCCGAAGCAGCGAGAGGACTTCCTCCAGCAGTTGCTCGCGCTCCACGCGGAACTGACCGGCAAGACGCCCATGCGCATCGAGCCCAACCGCACCGACGAGACGCGCGTGGGCGGCGACGAGGACGAGCAGCCCCTCAACGAGATGATGCAGACCATCGCGTCCAGCCGGAACCGCAACACCGACGGCACGCTGGCGCGCGTGGTGAAGGCCCTGGGCAAGCTGCGCGAGGACCCGGACTCCTTCGGCGAGTGCGAGGAGTGCGGCGACGAGATTCCCCTGGGCCGCCTCAAGGCGATGCCCTACGCGGAGTTCTGCGTCGCGTGCCAGAACAACAAGGACGGCCCCAAGGGGCCGGTGCGCCGCAAGCACCTCACTGACTACAAGAGCTGA
- a CDS encoding ABC transporter permease: MGERARQMLPSVLSVLLALAVCWLAIAFTRDLDTATRAYLQMLWGGVGNWPAFLDGGSSTAVLRPLGEAAMKAALLTLTGLSVAVAFKVGLFNIGAQGQMIWGALAAALVGAHVSLPGALHVPLALAAAALAGAAWSSIAGILKLKRGVHEVISTIMLNWVAVSLVDNWLVIGPLRAVAEGASSITGTAEILPTAQLPRLLGDSSRLNLGFPLALVAALGVWAWLTRTRSGYETRAVGLTPEAARAAGIPTLGRAGGAMALAGALAGLAGAVLVLGTEGRYPGSLGAPYGFDGIAIALIGNNHPLGAALAAVVFGILRAGGTRMQLLGVHKSFPELIQGFALLFVAGRMVWLALLERRQKRAQAQGPAQAGVEVPRA; encoded by the coding sequence ATGGGTGAGCGGGCGCGGCAGATGCTGCCGTCGGTGCTCTCCGTGCTGCTGGCGCTCGCGGTGTGCTGGCTGGCCATCGCCTTCACGCGCGACCTGGACACGGCCACGCGCGCCTATCTCCAGATGCTCTGGGGCGGCGTGGGCAACTGGCCCGCCTTCCTCGACGGAGGCAGCTCCACCGCCGTGCTGCGCCCCCTGGGCGAGGCCGCGATGAAGGCCGCGCTGCTCACCCTCACCGGCCTGTCCGTGGCGGTGGCCTTCAAGGTGGGCCTGTTCAACATCGGCGCGCAGGGTCAGATGATCTGGGGCGCGCTGGCCGCGGCGCTCGTGGGCGCGCACGTGTCGCTGCCGGGCGCGCTCCACGTGCCGCTGGCCCTCGCGGCGGCGGCGCTGGCGGGCGCGGCGTGGTCGAGCATCGCGGGCATCCTGAAGCTCAAGCGCGGCGTGCACGAGGTCATCTCCACCATCATGCTCAACTGGGTGGCGGTGAGCCTGGTGGACAACTGGCTCGTCATCGGTCCGCTGCGCGCCGTGGCCGAAGGTGCGTCATCCATCACCGGCACCGCCGAAATCCTGCCCACCGCGCAGCTGCCCCGGCTCCTGGGTGACAGCTCGCGCCTCAACCTGGGCTTCCCGCTGGCGCTCGTGGCGGCGCTGGGCGTCTGGGCGTGGCTGACCCGCACGCGCTCCGGCTACGAGACGCGCGCCGTGGGCCTCACCCCGGAGGCGGCCCGGGCCGCGGGCATCCCCACGCTGGGGCGCGCGGGCGGGGCCATGGCGCTCGCGGGAGCGCTGGCGGGCCTGGCGGGCGCGGTGCTGGTGCTGGGCACGGAGGGCCGCTACCCGGGCTCGCTGGGCGCGCCCTACGGCTTCGACGGCATCGCCATCGCGCTCATCGGCAACAACCACCCGCTGGGCGCGGCGCTGGCCGCGGTCGTCTTCGGCATCCTGCGCGCGGGCGGCACGCGCATGCAGCTGCTCGGCGTGCACAAGAGCTTCCCGGAGCTCATCCAGGGCTTCGCGCTGCTCTTCGTCGCCGGGCGCATGGTGTGGCTCGCCCTGCTGGAGCGGCGCCAGAAGCGCGCGCAGGCGCAGGGGCCGGCCCAGGCCGGAGTCGAGGTGCCCCGTGCTTGA
- a CDS encoding ComEC/Rec2 family competence protein → MKVFARLLALLVLFLAAVPGHAAAPAPSALPAPASGRLTVYFLDVGQGDAALIVSPTGKTVLIDGGPPEAGPRLAARLRELVKGPLDLVILTHPHLDHLGGLRAALKAVGAKRFMDPGFDHPSEAYRDLLDFVGREVGQVMTPEPNPGSPQSLVSVGLGEGVALTVLWPRVPQESFLADTRSDANANSIVTKLTYGKTAFLFTGDSEPPTEEVLLRKPLDLTATVLKVAHHGGKHSSTAAFLARVKPQAAVISCGVGNDYGHPSPEVLGRLGDVRARTFRTDQDGEVMAVSDGTSVTLRSARGSGAVSLPGTQPTGNPVALGPIEPTPHGRAGRSVEKEPEPGASRSRTQVEPAAPANTSPATGERYVSLKGSKVFHRESCPTLKRSKNERTVYTSRADALRERRPAEDCHP, encoded by the coding sequence GTGAAGGTCTTCGCGCGGCTGCTCGCACTCCTGGTCCTCTTCCTCGCGGCGGTGCCGGGCCACGCCGCGGCGCCGGCGCCCTCGGCCCTCCCCGCCCCCGCGTCAGGCCGGCTCACGGTCTACTTCCTCGACGTGGGCCAGGGAGACGCGGCGCTCATCGTGTCGCCCACGGGCAAGACGGTGCTCATCGACGGCGGGCCTCCAGAGGCCGGCCCGCGGCTGGCGGCGCGGCTGCGGGAGCTGGTGAAGGGCCCGCTGGACCTGGTCATCCTCACCCACCCGCACCTGGACCACCTGGGCGGGCTGCGCGCGGCCCTGAAGGCGGTGGGCGCGAAGCGCTTCATGGACCCCGGCTTCGACCACCCGAGCGAGGCGTACCGCGACCTGCTGGACTTCGTGGGCCGCGAGGTGGGCCAGGTGATGACTCCGGAGCCCAACCCCGGCTCCCCCCAGTCGCTGGTCTCCGTGGGCCTGGGGGAGGGCGTGGCGCTCACCGTGCTCTGGCCGCGCGTGCCCCAGGAGTCGTTCCTCGCGGACACGCGCTCGGACGCGAACGCGAACTCCATCGTCACGAAGCTCACCTACGGGAAGACGGCGTTCCTCTTCACGGGGGACTCGGAGCCGCCGACGGAGGAGGTGCTGCTGCGGAAGCCCCTGGACCTCACCGCCACGGTGCTGAAGGTGGCGCATCACGGCGGCAAGCACTCGTCCACCGCGGCCTTCCTGGCGCGCGTGAAGCCGCAGGCGGCGGTCATCTCCTGCGGCGTGGGCAATGACTACGGCCACCCGAGCCCGGAGGTCCTGGGCCGCCTGGGCGACGTGCGCGCCCGCACCTTCCGCACCGACCAGGACGGCGAGGTGATGGCGGTGAGCGACGGCACCAGCGTGACGCTGCGCTCGGCCAGGGGCTCCGGGGCCGTGAGCCTGCCCGGTACGCAGCCGACGGGCAACCCGGTGGCGCTGGGCCCCATCGAACCCACGCCGCACGGCCGCGCCGGCCGCTCCGTGGAGAAGGAACCGGAGCCGGGCGCGTCCCGGTCCCGGACGCAGGTGGAGCCCGCCGCGCCCGCGAACACGTCCCCGGCCACGGGCGAGCGCTACGTGTCGCTCAAGGGCAGCAAGGTGTTCCACCGCGAGAGCTGCCCGACCTTGAAGCGCTCGAAGAACGAGCGCACCGTCTATACGAGTCGCGCCGACGCCCTGCGTGAGCGCCGCCCCGCCGAGGATTGTCATCCATGA
- a CDS encoding BMP family protein, producing the protein MLRRLHVLALAALLCACSKKSEDAPKAPSQASTATKPPEGKPLVVGLVIDVGGRGDHSFNDAALRGLELWAAGKQYEGGRYVDAPAGEVRQSISSDLASIAPEVKTLPVQPLVLQSKAQEDYAPNLQLLVEQGAKLTIGNGYLLANAVRDVATENPEARFLLIDSQLLDAQGKPKSLPNVRTVLFKEQEGSFLVGALAGLVTKTNKVGFVGGIEVPLIKRFDVGYRAGVRTTNAKAADALMGVYTGSFNSVSAGKEVAQDLIAKGADVIFHAAGTDGLGVIQAVKEARAAGKTVYAIGVDSDQSHLAPDAILTSMVKHSDLAVYQAAKDLVEGKLTPGEQVLGLKENGVGMADVRVEFPGKAEALQKVEALRQQILAGKIVVPGTQAELSSFQVARP; encoded by the coding sequence ATGCTCCGCCGACTCCACGTGCTTGCCCTGGCCGCGCTCCTGTGCGCCTGCTCCAAGAAGTCCGAGGACGCCCCCAAGGCCCCCTCCCAGGCTTCCACCGCCACGAAGCCCCCCGAGGGAAAGCCCCTGGTCGTGGGGCTCGTCATCGACGTGGGTGGCCGGGGTGACCACTCGTTCAACGACGCGGCCCTGCGCGGCCTGGAGCTGTGGGCCGCCGGCAAGCAGTACGAGGGCGGCAGGTACGTGGACGCCCCCGCTGGCGAAGTGCGTCAGTCCATCTCCTCCGACCTGGCGTCAATCGCACCCGAAGTGAAGACGCTGCCGGTGCAGCCGCTGGTGCTCCAGAGCAAGGCGCAGGAGGACTACGCCCCCAACCTCCAGCTGCTGGTGGAGCAGGGCGCGAAGCTGACCATCGGCAACGGGTACCTGCTGGCCAACGCGGTGCGCGACGTGGCGACCGAAAACCCGGAGGCCAGGTTCCTGCTCATCGACAGCCAGCTGCTGGACGCGCAGGGCAAGCCGAAGTCGCTGCCCAACGTGCGCACGGTGCTCTTCAAGGAGCAGGAGGGCAGCTTCCTGGTGGGCGCGCTGGCGGGGCTGGTGACGAAGACGAACAAGGTGGGCTTCGTGGGCGGCATCGAGGTGCCCCTCATCAAGCGCTTCGACGTGGGCTACCGCGCGGGCGTGCGCACCACGAACGCGAAGGCGGCGGACGCGCTGATGGGCGTCTACACGGGCAGCTTCAACAGCGTGTCCGCGGGCAAGGAGGTGGCGCAGGACCTCATCGCCAAGGGCGCGGACGTCATCTTCCACGCGGCGGGCACGGACGGCCTGGGCGTCATCCAGGCGGTGAAGGAGGCGCGCGCGGCGGGCAAGACGGTGTACGCCATCGGGGTGGACTCGGATCAGTCGCACCTGGCGCCGGACGCCATCCTCACGTCCATGGTGAAGCACAGCGACCTGGCCGTGTATCAGGCGGCGAAGGACCTGGTGGAGGGCAAGCTCACGCCGGGTGAGCAGGTGCTGGGACTCAAGGAGAACGGCGTGGGCATGGCGGACGTGCGCGTGGAGTTCCCGGGCAAGGCGGAGGCGCTCCAGAAGGTGGAGGCGCTGCGGCAGCAGATCCTCGCCGGGAAGATTGTCGTGCCGGGCACGCAGGCGGAGCTGTCCTCCTTCCAGGTCGCGCGGCCCTGA